From the Argentina anserina chromosome 3, drPotAnse1.1, whole genome shotgun sequence genome, the window GGAAGGTGTGGTTGTCGTTGATGCAGAAGATGCTGATTTTGATGAAAATGAGCTTGGCGTTGCGGAAGAGAATGAAAAAGGGAAAGGGCCCCATCTAGTTAAGGGTAAGAGAACAAAGAAGACTGttggaagagaaagaaaatacAGCAGGACTGGTTGTAAGGCTTTCCTTTCCATTAAGCCGCACAAGGATACGGGAAAGTTCAAAGTTTCTAGATTCTCAACAATTCATAACCATGAACTTGCAGACATTTTTGAGAGGCATTTCCTACGTTCTCACAGGAAGGTTACATTGCAGGACATTTTAGAGGTGAAAGCACTACATGAAGCTGATGTGAACACAAGTGATGCATTTAATTATCTATCTCAACAATCTGGTGGTCGGGCATTTGTAGGTTTCATGCTGAAGGACGTGTACAATAAGTTGCACAATTACAAGCAATTGAATTCACAATATGGAGACGCGGAAGCAGCAATGAACTGGCTGCGAATAAGAGGAAGTGAGGAGGAAAAAATTTTCTGTAGGTATATCAGAGATTCAAAGAAGAGGCTAGCAGGATTGTTTTGGAGGGACAACCACTCACTCATGGACTATGAGTTGTACGGTGATGTCTTAGTGATAGATGCCACTTATAAAACCAATGTGTATGGCATGCCCCTTGTGCTATTTGTTGGTGCAAACAATCATAGAGCTACTATGGTATTTGCTTGCGCTCTGATTTGTAATGAGAAGGATGGCACGTACGATTGGGTGGTTAAAAATTCCTTGAAGCCATGAACAACCAGAAGCCAAAATCAGTTGTGACTGATGGAGCAGATTCAATGCGTAAAGCGCTTGATACGCACATGCCGCAGACAAAGCATAGACTTTGTGCGTGGCATATAGGCAAGAATGTTGGTCAAAATGTTAAGGATGACAAGCTGCAGAAAGCGTTGGGGAAGATGATATACACTTCGTATAGCAGGGATGAATGGGAGAGGGAGTGGGGGAAGATGGTAAGGGAACACAATGTCGAGGAAAACACCTGGATCCAGTCACTCCACAATAAGCGGAAGAAATGGGCAGAGGCATACTGCAggtaatatatattgttgtaggTCTTCAGTTTACACTAGTGTGATCACAATTTACAGCAGACTTGGCACACATTAATTAAGCTTATTGCTGAATTATATTATAAAGTTGGTATACATAGATGTTAATGTCAGTATGTCAAATGTATGATATAGTGAAGTACTGAAGTAGTTGCTAAATTAATATCTTATGTGAAGGGAAAGATGATTATAATGAGTAAAAATGATGCATCCTTACGAGATCTCGGTACATGAAACTCACATAATGAAATATCATGCTTCCCCGTGCAATAATATATGACGGATATGCGGGTCTAAAATAACATAGGCATATTATTTACAATGCATAAAAATAACTCATTTAAACGAGATTGCCGACTTCATTATACTGAACTCATGCGAGCTACCACCTACCTTCTTAGCATGTCACCTCCATTGCACTTGTGGCTGGCTAAGTATGCCATCAAGTCCTTATCTTCTGGGGATAAGTCAGCAACGTTACCAAACTTCATCCTATGCACCCCTGCCATCTTGGTGGCTGTTGGTTTGTCCGGTGGATGTGCCAATCCTGCGGTGGTCTGAGGCTGTTCTTTTATGTCGCCTTCCCCGATACGATAATCCTGCAACCATATACCCAAATGGCGTGATATCAGGATACACTTGTGATGACAATCAGGATGTCTTACAACTTGAGacataattttaaaataacgTTATCGACATAAATGTATGATGTAATTAACAGCTTTTACTTACACATTCATCATTAGTTCTTGCATTCACCCGGATTGCCGAATTTGGAGCGACATAGACGTCCAAGTAAGCACGCACATCTGCCCCCACCTCACCAACAAAATCATTCATACCTTCATCAaacttcttccaaactgaaCCTTCTAGTTCCATCAGAGCGTTCCTCATGTAAAAAACATCTGGACCCATCTGTCGGACAATTGATTCCAACCTCCCCACCCCATCTTGCATGACAAGCATATCCCTTTTCATTTCGGTAATATCATCAACCAAATTTGTTTTCAGCCCAGTGCTGTAGTCCCGAGAACCTGAATAAGTTTTTGATCTCACAGTTGTATGTCTCTTTGTAACCCATATACCGTCAGTTGCATCAAATCCCCCTAACTCCTCAACCCATTTGTACACCCGATTACAATCATTGCAACCAAATGACATCACAAGACCTTCTATCATAGGAACCATTAAGATTCTTTCACCAAGAACACTGAGGTAGAAGAATTGTAAGAAAACTAAACACCCGTCTACATAACGTGTTTTGCTGCTCTGGTATTTAGACACTCCATCCAACAGCTTTTTATATGCAAACCCCGACCAGTTATTCCTTCTTAAAGGACGTGAACACTCACACATGAAAAAAACTGCGGATCTACATATCCTGGGAAGGTAGGGCAGAATAGTGTGGCGAGTGCAAACAACGCAAAGCTGAAAACAAAAATGTCATCGTCATTTGACGAGGACATCACCATCTCCCTCAACTTATTTAGACTtatttcatcatcatcccCACGTAACCTTGTCTTCAGATCAAATATTACAGAATTTTCGGCTGAGCACTAAAGATCTACGTCAATTCCATGACACCTCAGTCCCATCAGACGGTTGAAGTCACTCTCAGTGATAGATATGTGCCGCCCATGAATCTTAATGGTTTGATCCTTCACATTGAAATTTTCTAACAACATCCTGCAGAGTGGCAAGTTCAGCTTGCTACATCTAAAGGTATCAACCGGTCCAAATCCCATCTCCCCTATCAAGGTTATCCTGTCCTTATTAAGGCCCCCCACAACACGTCTGAAGTCTTTAGGATCACATCCTGATATAATTTCCCATTTACTGGAGCCATTCTTGTTTGCTGCCTGCAACTCCATTTCACCTTTGGGTGATGATACAGCTGCCAGTATGGCATCCTGCGTAAGGAAACATATTAGTTTCTCAGACTCCTAGTTTGGTCACTGTATAACAATGTCAAAAATTGACTAAACTACCTTCTCATACGGCATGGATGTTCTGCGCATCCCACTTATCTCATTCGAGCTGCTTCAACATTTTTTCCAAAGTTATAGAGACCG encodes:
- the LOC126787389 gene encoding uncharacterized protein LOC126787389, which codes for MVPMIEGLVMSFGCNDCNRVYKWVEELGGFDATDGIWVTKRHTTVRSKTYSGSRDYSTGLKTNLVDDITEMKRDMLVMQDGVGRLESIVRQMGPDVFYMRNALMELEGSVWKKFDEGMNDFVGEVGADVRAYLDVYVAPNSAIRVNARTNDECDYRIGEGDIKEQPQTTAGLAHPPDKPTATKMAGVHRMKFGNVADLSPEDKDLMAYLASHKCNGGDMLRR